The region CCCTTTTGTCAGAATGCAACAGTGTAAATGCTATAGTGTTCCCAAGTGAAAGCTCAAAATATATTGTGTACTTTCATATCTTCTACAATAAATCTGGCTTTTCACATGGCCATTGCTTTTCTTTGCTTAATGTTGGTTGAAAGAAACCTTTTTGTTATACTCTGTAGGCAATGACTTGAGAACACTTCTGTTAAAGAGGAGAATTTGCATGAGGTCTATTTGGGGCTTTCAGAGACCCAAGTTGACTATCCATTGGGGTGTCTCTTGAGGTGTTTTGTATGATGCACCCCTCAAAAGCTGGTACCAGATGAAGGGGTGTGTGTTGAGTCTACTGCTTAGCTATGCCTTAATACTTCATTAGAGCATGTTCAAATACAGATGTGTAGTAGAGGAGAAAGGGTTTCCAGGACAGCTCCATGCCGCACTCCAACGTTATTTCTAAATTATGAAGAACCCATCTTGTTAATGAAGCAAAACCCTTTGTTCTTATAGGAGGATCAGGCATTAAATCTTTTCTGGAACGTTTTGGAGAGCGTTGCCACGAACATAGTACACAAAGTCCTGTTATCACTGGAGGACACAGAACTCCCATTATCACTCCAAATACAAAGACAATCCAAGAAAGACTCTTCAGACAGAATGAAACCTCCTCAACTGCCAGCTTAGCACAACAACTTAAACAGGTGTGACTTGCTGTGTTATCGGGGACAATGTACAATGGTCTTGCTTCAGCACAGGGCATGTACTAGAGAGGTTATGTGAAAGTTCAGCTATACTCTTGTCTTGCTGTGTTTAGGAACGTGAAAGAGAACTTGCAAGCATTAGAGGTCGTTTTGACAGAGGCAGCTTGTGGAGTGCTGAAAAAGGAAAGAACACTGTGAACAAACTTCCAGAAACAAAACCGGTAACTAGATTTGTTTCCCAAGGGAATCTATAAATGACACACCTCTTTAAATATGTGCAGCAGCTGGCCATGTCTTTTCTAAGTGCAGAGCAGTTCTGTGTTGGAAAACATATTGCTCTCAAGTGGACTAGTCCCTCAATGTATTGTCTGTCTTAGATGCAGGTTTTatatataggtccagcctatttatacatggatttgactcaacacagagtggccactgcagatgagaaggaatgtgctgatccctggagaaggagaaaaatgcacccctttaaaatgtttaaaaaactgaacagttctttaacaatagtctccttaatatgagagagggggggagggggggcagctggcagacaatccatcagtcttctctctccagctgatccccccttccccctgagcactcgaaagaaaggtgatcattttgcattggtgaagggaggggctgaatgaacagcctttgtaagctcttggaggatgactaattgatggattgtcttcttaatgacttatcttacatcacaaaggtcagaatGCGGTTTTTAAATAACTGGAGCAAAGAAGCTTTGTTGTTttgaattgatttgctatagtgcggtttttgccatccaggtgagtgcttggaatggaacccatgtgaataattagtctcgaCCTGTATTTCATAATATGCAGTTCCAGTGTGATACTGTAGAATTTGTGGCAAGTATATTGTTTGTGAGCCGCATAATGCTGCAGCTCTAAAGTAATGTAGGTGTACCATGTTAAGCCATTTTTCACTCAGCAAATGCAATAGCATTGTGTTTAACCAGTTCTTGAAGCTTGGGGTTGGGAAGAGCAATGCTCATACCATCTGCAGTTATTCTGAAGTGTGTACCACTTTGTTCTACTTGTTAATAGAGGCTTAACATAATTCTTggtgggttgtttttgttttaggaAAGCAAAGCTATCCCAAACCACCTTTCCAGTTCAGATGCCTCTTCCCAGTTAGCAGAAGAAAAAGCCACAATACTTGAGATAGCAACAGAAAATACATCTTCAGGTGAGAATGCTCTACCTTGAAAACTAAGTGCATGGCAATGAAGATCTATGTACAGTCTTTATACATAGGGTCTATGGGTTTATGCATAGGGTCTAATTGGACAGTATTTTTCAAACCTTGTACAAATCTTAGACTCTCATGCTTTCATGGCTAAAAATCGGTGTCTGGCCCTAACAAATACTATATTCACATATCTGAGATCTTCAAATATGTCATTTGCAAACTAGACTATCTCTGGTGGTCTAAACCTTTTTTCAGAAAGCTTCCTGCTCTGAATAAAATATTCTTTGGCAACTCCTAGATACTTCAGAATACAAAAAGTCAGAAGAACTCAGCCCTCTGAAAATCTTATCACCAAAGACTCCTGTGAAAACAGTGTCCAGTTCAAAGTCTGAGCAATCTCCTGAcaaacaaaacggttagtatttcCTAAGTCTTTCCTGAATTGGCCTCATTATGTAGTTTTCAGTCTTCAGATATATTTTCTGGAAATAAATGTTACAAGACCCTTCACAATGGACTGCTGCTAGTCTTTAAGAAATGGTTAGATTTGTTGGTGTTGCAGGTAATATCTTTGGGTTTACCTTCTGTATGGTAGATGTATGTTTTGGAAACTTCAAATGCTGTTCAGGAGAATGCAAAATCTAAAAATCAGAGCAGCATTTGTCTATAGGCACCAAACTATAGCAATCCGTTAAACTGAACAATCCGTTTTGTAGTTGTCTCACTGACACTGAATTTCTCAGCTTAGCGAAATCAGTGTGATGTTACAGTTGCTATCCTTGGATTTGGTCATCTTCAGTTAGTAACTGCAACACTACACATGGAATTGAACATACTGGAGGCAGGCCCCCCAACCCTGCTTCTGCTGTTGTCTGTGCCTTACAGCAAAACTAACACTTTGCTGTCCAAGTGTTGAGGTATTGGCCTTGTGAACATGATGAAGGTATGGTGGGAGGGACAGCCTGCAGAAGagacacaatttaaaaacagcttgcCAGTTCTTGCGAACCTTGGAAATTATGAGATGTGTCTGCAAGATCTGAATGGGAAGATTGTTTGAAATGTGTCCTGGCATCTGGGTCATATGAGTATAATTTGTCTACCATCCCTGGATgttttttggggagggagggatagTTGAAATACAGGTGGCCATCTCAAAGCAAAAGAAAGTGAAGGGAAAACAGTCAGAAGTGACTTGACTGAGTTGCTTGATATTATAAGCAGTTCAGGCAGGAACGTGAGAGTAGTCATAACTGTGGCTTAAGACGTTAATAGCAAGAAAGCCAGAAATCTGCAAGAGACACTCATCTCTCAATGTCTGTTACTGTCTACCTGGTACCTTCCTGGCTAGAGAGAACTCAAAATACAGATTTCACAGCTTGTTATAAGTCTGAGAAATGTGAACTTTGAATTCATCAGCTTCTAATATCAAGAATCCTAGACTATTTCCATATTAGTGAAAGTTAGGCCAAACTACACAGCTATGCAACCCATCTGTAATTGTTTCAGTTCCTGTCTCCTGAGGGAGCAAGAGCAGTTTGGAGAAAATAACATGACGTGGTGTGTGTGAGACTTTGCCTGAGGTAGTTGCTCAATTCAAACAAGCTCCATAATGGCTTCTCATTAATGGGAAAACATTGGGAAATCTAACTGCAATGTGTAGTTGGACCTAAGTGCTATTTTCAAATGGAGGATGCAGTTTGATCTCTGGCTTCAGCCATTTGAGATTATCCAGGAGGCAGTTGTGAGAAAAAGTAGATTTGATTTGATGACCTTCAGGTCCTTTAACCCGCTTTGGCTTTTAATTCATTGGAATTTAGTTACATTTTCTACAATAGTATTGGCATATGTGCTCTCCCATATGCACCCCCTGCACTGAACCCATAGGATGGCGTGGAGCAGGAGCTGCCTTCCCACATCTTGCATTGAGCCTGTCTGAGGATGCAGTTGATCAGCTTTGTCACTTCACCCTTCctgcattccttccccccccccgtaaggCTTTATACCCTTTCTCAGCACATAGGCCCAGCATGCTTTTCTCCTGGATGCTGTCAGATAAAATGTAGCACTTCTGTTTGCCCATTAACTCTGATATCAACTGCTTCAATTTGAGTCTCGAATGACTAGATGACTCCATTTCTCTTCTAGTCATTGTAGAGCACAAACTAAAGAACACTATCCAGTACAAACCGTAGTGCAAATTTCATCAAATACACATTGCCAACATTGGCGTAGTGTTCCAATAAAATAGATACAATCTGACGCCTCTCTTCAGGACAATAAATACACATCTGAGACTTACTAGGACACAGAAGGAGTTGTAGCTGTAGCTACATGTTTCTGGGTTACTAGAGAACACCATTGAGTTTGGGGACCTTCACTCTCCAAACTGTCAAGACTTGATGCATCCTCAAGGGCAATCTGTGTGCTCATTCAATTCAGCAGGGCTGCTTTTTGCAATTAAGGTCAGTTTTGAAATGGTGACAAGTCTTTAACTTGGAAAGTGGTCTGAAATGAACTGAATGGATGTATGCTTACTGTCTTGTGTAACTGCTGATTTCTGTAAATAGGGGGTGAGGAGTAGGTGTAGAAGTTGGATATTAAATCTCAGAAGTATTAAGATTTTGTGTGTTCTACTTTCTAGTCAAGGAACACAAAACTGAGGTGAATGACGAGATGAATAGTTCAAAAGTTATAAGTGACATCTTCGATGAAGTTCTTCAGGAGGATAGACCTGACATAGAGCAACTTAAAAAAGAGATGAGAATGACCTTGGAAACTGAGAATGAGGATGAACAGGAAGAGACCCTGAATATTTCATCAATGTCCCTCTTAACTCCTTTAACTGAGGCTGTTGCAAGTCCTGAGGTAAGAATGGATATTGGAATAGTTTGTATATATTCAGGTTATTGGGGTAGCCTTGCAGCCTATGGCACGGGGAGAATTAGGGGTTCATAattctgggctggccctggttgcCAAGCCAAAACTGTGGTGGTTTCAGCCTGGGTATTGCATCCAAGGAAGcgcccctccccatttttctttcctgcgCCAAACAAAGGGCTTGCTCATTTGGCATGTCAGGGAATTGTGACTAAACAAGTATGGCCCTCCTCCAAATGATGGAATTGAGCAGGGATTGGGGATTACTACATAACAGCCTGAATCATCCAACCCACTTCTAGCTCCAGAAGCTGGGAAGAAGGTTGAAGTAGCTCATTGTGCATGCAAGAGGGCAGCAACCCACTGCCATGGCCTGGGTAGCTACTGCAAATGGAAGTCTGGGGAAAAATGCTTTATGAAACTGTTCTCAGTTGGGTATTCTACAGATCTGCGTCAGAATTCACTGTACTGTAGTAAAGCAGTTCTATTTCAGAACTAGAGGGTTTGGAACCTTGATTCCTTTCTGTTTTCCAGGTTTTTGCTTCCCCAAGTAAATCAGTTGGTGAGAGGGGCAGTATATATGCAGATAGTCCAAAATCTGGCAAGTTTCAAAGAACTTCTGTCTGCAGAACAGAGTCTGAAAGCAGCATTGGTTCCTTGTTGGAGGAGCCTAACCTATATAGGTAACTCTAATTTAGATGGCTTAACTGCATTCTTGTCTGTCTTGAAGTAATGGTGATAAACTTGGAGAAAGGATTAGTATGTGTTAGTAGCTTTTAAGCCCTGTCAAGGTTTCTTCTGGGAAATTGGGGGAAGTAAGGTTTTTTGAGAGTGAACTTCAGATGGTTGAAGCTGGGGCACAAGAATGGAGAGTGCCCCTTACAATTTGCTGCTTTTGAGGCAAGATCAGCTAAGCACTTGCTGCTTAATTCCTCCCTAATTGTAAGTTTCTTTGCACAGTTTCATATGTGTTGGTCAGAATACTCTGTTCTGCATGTTTCTAAAATTTGGGTTTTTTTATCCTAAAGTATTGATGCCTATCGGTCTCAGCGATTTAAAGAAACTGATCGACCTTCAATAAAGCAAGTGATTGTTCGGAAAGAAGATGTTACTTCAAAGCTcgaggagagaaggaaggggacTACTGATCCAATGAATATTAAACGTAAATTGCAGGTAGTGAGAACAGTTAGATATTCACTCTTGATCTTGTTTTGTCCCCTACAAGGACTTGATGTCTTTACAATTCTAATATGTGGGACCACCAGCCATTTGGATTTCAAGGTTGCTTTTGAATACCTGCTTAGGAAGTACCCCAGGGCTAGGGTTTTAATCATGGTTAATGTCTACAGACACTAAACCTATGACTGAGAATGTACACATGAGGAAAGTGTGTGCAGTCCTGCAATTCTATCCTTAGCTGTAGTTAAAGGAAGAGCAATATGTTTGCTCCAGCCCTGAGTCCTGTGTAGATCATGAAAAGCACTAGCACCTGTTGACTTGCTGCTCTTCTCCTCCCTAGCTCCCATATTTATTCTTTAATGCTTTAGCAGCCTAGTACTTCCCTACTGCCCTATTCAATTTGCCTAGGTCTTCAGGTGAAATGCTAAACATTTGGATGCCACTATGTGGCAGCAGTGTCCCTACTATGCCATTGCTCCTAAAAAACTGTATTTAGATTTGTGTGCTTGCCCTCTCAAACTCGTGCATATGTCCCTTGATGAAGATGGCTGTTTTTAAGCAGACATTGTAAGCTATGATAGAGTAAGTTCCATCAACAAATGCAAAGTAGCTCTCTACCCCTCTGCCATACTTTAGTCAGATTTAGATCCTGCATTCAGATGGATTTTGTGGGGGTGTGACTGTAGAATTTTTGAGGTAAGCTTCAGCTGCAGGATTCCATCCTGTCTAAAAATTGATTTGTGCTATAGTCTAGCATCTCTCAAAGATCTCCCCCAAAGACTGATGGGAACATAACTGAAAAATGCTCCTTCCTAGTGGTTGGGTATTCAATTCATTTCACAAAGTGCCTTCCTTTTTTACTACATTAGGAGCTGAATAATGATATCAATCTACAGCAGACTGTCATCCATCAAGCTAGCCAGGCTCTGAATTGCTGTATTGATGAGGAACATGGGAAAGGGTCGCAAGAAGAGGCAGAAGCTGAGAGGCTACTTCTCATTGCCAGTATGGTGGTCTTTTAAATTCTTGTGTTTATAAATGATGGGCTTCATAACCCAGAAGTCCAGTTGAGAGTATGTTGGCTCTTCTGTATTCTGAAAGGGGGTGTTCTTCTGTTGTGTAATGGTGATGGCAAGTAGCTTAGTGGCTTGGGGACTGGATATTCTTCACTTTAGGATGCATCTATGAAATGGCTGTTAGCTAAATAAAGCCTCTGTTTACAGAGGCAATGTACCTTTGAATAGCAGATCCTGGGAGTGAAGAGGGAGAGGATTTTTTAAATTATCTGAGTACTTGGAGAacttgagaagcactgatctaaagTAATTTAAGTGGCAGACTAGTAATTTTTTTCCAGTATGCCTGGGATTGGCACAGATAATAGGTTTCCCATAGGCACCTTCCATGTAAACTTGCCCCTTTTTGGCCAGCTGTGTCTTATTCCTTCTTCCCTCCTGCATCTATGCTGCTCTTATGCCTGCGGCTTCCCTCATCTTGTGCCCTGCTATAGCACCTCATGAGGTTTAGTATGCCAACCCTAAGGGGAAACATTCAAGTCCCATAGCGAGCCTCAGGACTTCATGGCTCCAATCTCTCTGGATTCCCTTGACCAGAAGCCTCCAGAGCTATGCCATAGATCAAGGgtcaccaaactttttggccagagggccgcatcaaatatctggtgtggtgtggagtgccagaaaaaaaatttaaatatgaaatttaaataaactagagatggaactttgataagtgaagaataaatgaaagaatgggctcattcatttaacctctctggccctcagaacaccctccacacacaatcagagcacagttctggtcatgttcagttgagtgggccagaggctttcaggcgacaagaggttggctgcaggctggaaagagtcttgctgcgggctgcatctggcccccgggctggggtttggagacccctgccatagatgGACAGCCAGTGGCTTGTAGAGTAGTACTGTTCCACACTTTGAGAAGTACTGCCCTAAATAGCTCCTGCTGGAGACAAGTTGCGAGATTAAGTGGGCCTTGATTTGTTCCAGCAATAGAATTCTTGTGTAAAGCAGAATGCACTTTTGCAGGAGATGGTTAggacttgaaaacctccaatcAGGAAAAAGTTGTGCAACTACAAAAATAAGTGAAATGATATAATTCTAATTCTGTATTGTAcagctgaaaaaagaaaagcattattGGAAGAGCTAAACAAACTAAAAAATGGAGGACCtcaaagcaaaaagaataaaactggTGGACTTTCTCCATCCAAGGGATCTGTTACTCTGTCAGAAATGCGCCTACCTCTAAAAGCAGACTTTGTATGCAGTACAGTCCAGAAACCAGGTAAGATCTCCCCCTGTGCTTGTACTTTTCTTATGTTTAGTTGTTCTGCATTTGGAATGACTGGCTGTGTAAGTGATGCTTGTTTGTCCTAGTTTTAAACTACTATACAGTGGggccccgtatccatggattaacttatccatggatcgggtCTGTGCGTACCCACATGCATGTCCCCTCTGAAGGCAAAGGGAACAGatctcacctctggaggttcgcctgagcccagcagaggctgcagtgtctatccttggcctctgctgggctcaaaccgAGCCTGAcagttttaaaaagtcacttccagtttctgtgtGATGTCTATGTCCtcttctgggctcagaggacccgccagagatgaggggagcagagcttcccttggcTCCTGTGGAGGGAGCACCATATCtgcagaacccccacagatacaagggcatgcctgtactataTTTTAATCTCCACTAACAAGTCAGATCGCCTGCATTCTGGAGATGAGATGTCTTTCCCCATTGCACGTAGCATGGCTCTATCACTGAAGATTCTTGCAGTATACTTCCCTGTAGTTTGTCTCTTTTCAACTTGTGGAGCACAGTTGCTTAGCctgtttctgcctggcccacaggcgtacacattttgtccctgttgcttatatgcaacactgggcagaaatggcttgtgtTGATCTGGTGGGTGGCTGATAATGTGCTGGGGCTCAGTTTTCAACAATGCACTTAGAGACTCCTTCAATATCTGTCTTCCCTCCGACTGACTTTTTTCCACTGAATAACATCCCACTTTTTCTCTTCAAGCTGAAGCATGCTATGTGATTTGTTGCCAAGCTATTTATTTGGAAAGGTGCTAAACATAATATTGTTGATCTTCAGTCTTATGATTGCTTTTGATGGCTTGGATTTTGATATATTGTTAATTGTTAACAGAAGCGGCAAACTACTACTACATAATCATGTTAAGAGCAGGAGCAGAAAACATGGTTGCTACTCCACTAGCAAGTACCGCAAATTCTCTGAGTGGAGATGCTCTTTCCTTTACAACAACATTTACACTGTAAGTTCTTTTTTGCTTGGGTTGATTTGGAGCAAAagaaggcttttaaaaagtattaCTCCTCCTCTGGACACTTGGCAAAATGTGGAACAGCTACAATCCTCCACACTCATGAGAATTTAATAtgcttatctctcccccccccccccccgtgaagcaTTGTTAACGTAGATACCTTGCACTTCAAAGAAAAGGTCCATAGAAATACAGCAAAAGTCCAAAGAAATACAGCAGGTCCATAGTTCGTGTACTTTCTTGGTCAGTAGTGCTATACAGCTGTCTGTATTTTGTCATTATGATGCAAATGTGGAAGTAGTGGCAACTTGTCTCCAGTGAATGGCAAGCTGTAGAGTGGTCTTAGAGTCAATTAGCTTTGGGAAGAATAGGAAATATGcagcatgtttgtgtgtgtgtagacctTAAATCTGTTGAGTTGCATGTGAGTGGAGAAAAAGTTCAGCAGTGAAGCCCAGCATAAGAGAGTTTCTATGGGACTTATATCTGGGTCATCAGCTTGGAGGCAAGCCTATAAATACCCAGATTCTCACATACTGGTTTGGGGACACGGGCATGGCTGGCTTCCCCCTCTGTCTCTTTGGTCCATCAGTTGGGTTCTGGAGCCTTCTGGCTTGTTTGGTCAGAAGCAAAAATATGAACTACCTCAATCTCTTATCCAATTTATCTGAGTTGGAAGCTTGAAACTACAGATCGTATTATGCTTGGAGCCAAGTCTAATCCTGTCTCAATTTTTAAAGGCAAGATGTGTCTGGTGACTTCGAGATAAATGTTGAAGTTTATAACTTGGTACGTATCTCTCTAATACGCACTTCTTTGAGAGAACACTTGGGGGAGCAGTAGACTTTGACAtatccttttcccccctttctatTAGGTACAGAAGAGAGATTCCACAGGCACTGATAAAAGGAAAAAGTCAGTTAAGTCCAAGGTAAAGAGAAGCATTGTAATGTCTAGTGACATTAATCTGCAATACAAGAATTTAATGCAAAGACAGGGGAAATCTTCAAATGTAGTGTAGTAGCCAGATCTTATTCTGGCTAAAATGTTTCTTAAACTCCTGTTTGTAGATTAATGGCAGAAAAGAAGTTTGGTTAAGTAAAACCGTGGCACAAAACAGTGTCGGTTCTAAAATGTGTTCTCTAGTAAGCCTTCAAAGAGTAATAGACCGGAAATTGCATTTCAGTCTCTGTACTGCAGCCTATCGGTCTATGGCAGGggagtccaaacattttggcaggagggccacatcatctctctgacactgtgttgggggctaggaaagaaaagaattaatttaccatttaaaatttgaataaatttacctaaatgaatatattagagatggaacttatatgaatggtcATGAATATGTACACCCAAACCCCTCTAAGTTTGTgacatgaatgaaggtcttgcagtagctcaaggcctataaaaagccttgcacaaagcaaggccagcctttccttcgctgccactgctgcattgcagacgtgaaacagcaagtggcggagggagcctttgtcccacagctcaggtgagaggtcttacagttgtcctcatgctgagagcagttgcattgggccagcatgggctccagcaagtctctggagggccagaagttcattggagactgggggctccctgagggccagattgggagcccctgagggccgcaagtggcccccaggctgggattgCTGGCAAGGTTTGCTGGCCCTGGTCTGGCAAGGTTGCTGAAAAATGTAAAGTTTGCCAAAGCATAACCACTAAAGAAGCAAATGCATTCAGAGATGACATCCACTTAATGTAGTGTGCTTAGTGCACTGTACACTTTGGATACAAGTATTTCTTTGTAGAGCTGGTGGGAAAGGCTGAGCTGCCAGGATACACACAGTGTATTGATACAGTTGGCCAGTGGAAGCCACCTTCTCTGTATTCACAGAATTATTTGATAAGAAAATTTGTATTTTGATGTTGAATTTGGCCAAACGTAGTCAAATCAGGAATTGGCTATCTGTTGAATTTGCTCTAGTACCTAAAACTGAAATGGCCTTTGTTATCTTACAAGATAAGACAAGAACAGGATTACATTTGCTATTTGTCATCTCTAATTTTATAGGCTATTACTCCAAAGAGATTGCTGACATCTATTACCGCTGTAAGTTCTATGAATGTACTATGTAATATGAATAATTTTAAGCCCGTAAGGCTACAGTTGGCTGTGATCAAGCCATCATTGCCAAACACCTCCTTGATCTGTCATCTAAACTTGACTAACTGTAAACCTTTTTAACAAACAATAAAATTGGCCAGTCTTCCAAAACATCACAAAACCCTCCTAATTGTAGTTTTAGCTCTAATGTTGCATAAGTAACTCGTCTCCATACATCTTCTTTTTCTTGTAGAAGAGTAATCTTCTTGCACCAGGTAAGTAAGACCAAGTTTTCATTTTGAATATGGCTGGGAATACAGATCAGTGGGATGGTGAGGAAGTTTTCTACCTTTAAAATTTTTTGTGTCATCCTGATTATTCGTGTTGTGAAAAGTGCTGCTCCATCATCTATTGATTACAATGCCACTGTGAAACACTGTATAGATGGGGAACTATATGTGAGATGACTGCTTGCCTGAGTGAGAATTTTGTGAAATCTGTAAAATATTCTTGGTCAGGATTTCTTGTCTGGAGATTTATTTGCTTCTGTATAAAATGTAGACTGCTAACTAGGAAAAATCTTCCTTGATAACAATACTTTCTGATAACCATAATCCTCCCCTTCAGTCATAAAAGAAGTGTATGAGTAGAACCTATAAAAGTGTGTCTGAAAAGCAAAGTACAGTTGCTGACATAATAAAACTTCACTCTGAGTTCACTCCAATTTCAAAGCCTTCTGTGTAACATGTTCAGTTGTTGCCTGACTGAGGAAATTGTAGTTGATTtatcaaactagtttcatagaccagtgtttctcaaactgtgggttggcacccactagatgggtcgtgagccaatttcaggtgggtccccattcatttcattatctttatttttaatattagacttgatgctacctcagtatgtgactgcatc is a window of Tiliqua scincoides isolate rTilSci1 chromosome 5, rTilSci1.hap2, whole genome shotgun sequence DNA encoding:
- the ANLN gene encoding anillin, which codes for MDPFTEKLLERTRARRENLQKKMAARPTGAVRPTMQTKRVREPLSEAGNQPLQSSEEAKPGTKPSPSKRRCSGNADVPKLEVASSENQSLINSSSTNHVATASQLPAQFTEREDKDCKHEPSVTSVKSRMQKLAEQRRCWDGDLSESSCLPPTQSKECVISPPKQLPPTAETPIGRRGRLANLAATIGSWENDLSHPSAKQNNTQEQPGTTCLSKLSTTSGASARINSSSVKQDAASCLQRAVESSANKSAISGIRGVNDSAAKISGVSNQNCKETKVPKHLSEEEADLKPVLSQPLPLKEEPGKETHVQLDYKNKPTTPGGSGIKSFLERFGERCHEHSTQSPVITGGHRTPIITPNTKTIQERLFRQNETSSTASLAQQLKQERERELASIRGRFDRGSLWSAEKGKNTVNKLPETKPESKAIPNHLSSSDASSQLAEEKATILEIATENTSSDTSEYKKSEELSPLKILSPKTPVKTVSSSKSEQSPDKQNVKEHKTEVNDEMNSSKVISDIFDEVLQEDRPDIEQLKKEMRMTLETENEDEQEETLNISSMSLLTPLTEAVASPEVFASPSKSVGERGSIYADSPKSGKFQRTSVCRTESESSIGSLLEEPNLYSIDAYRSQRFKETDRPSIKQVIVRKEDVTSKLEERRKGTTDPMNIKRKLQELNNDINLQQTVIHQASQALNCCIDEEHGKGSQEEAEAERLLLIATEKRKALLEELNKLKNGGPQSKKNKTGGLSPSKGSVTLSEMRLPLKADFVCSTVQKPEAANYYYIIMLRAGAENMVATPLASTANSLSGDALSFTTTFTLQDVSGDFEINVEVYNLVQKRDSTGTDKRKKSVKSKAITPKRLLTSITAKSNLLAPAMASPGGPNAVRTSNFTLVGTHKISLSSVGSTTFLLDKIPFLSPLEGHIHLKIKCQIDSCVEERGFLTMFEDVSGFGAWHRRWCVLSGNCISYWTYPDDEKRKHPMGSINLANCTNRQVEPANREFCARPNTFELVTVRPQREDDKETLVSQCRDTLCVTKNWLSADTKDERNLWMQTLNQVLVDLRMWQPDACYIPVGKP